The window TTAAGCAACTCTTCCAATAAGTAATAGGTGTCCCGCAAATGTTGAGCCGAAACTCCACAATTATACCCTGCATATCCGTATTCTTTCCAAATTTCCATAGGTGAAATACTTGATTTACACTCACTATCACCAATAGCCAAATAATCCATAGTATTTTTGGGCTCACTTAAAAACCCCTTTACTCTTTTGTAAGTACCTTCCTCAGCTTTGTTTTTCGGTGCAAATAAATATGATGAAACATTCAATAAAATTAAAAGTCCGATTAAAAATGATATAAATTTAATAACGTTTTTATATTGCATAAGCTTAACCTCTTAAGTAAATCTAAAATCCGGCATAAATCAATTTAGCCTTTAAATATCCGTCACCATAAGCTCCAAAAATAATTATCAGCATTATGGTTGCGTAATAAAAGCTCCAACGAAACATAATATTCCACCCAGCAATCTTTTCACTAATGGAAATTCCTTTTTCATGAAAAATGCCCACTGTCAATACAACAACAAATCCAAACAATACCACTGCAAAATCCTGTATTGAAAGCCCTAATCTTAATACTGAGCCATCTGTAACTGCGGACAATTTAAATCCGAAAAATATTGATTTAAACATTGAAATACCGCTTCGCATACCATCTGCTCTGAAAAATAGTTCTCCTGTAAATATAATTATCAGCATTTTAACAGTCTGAAAAGCATAATACAGAATACTATTTCTATTTATTCTTAAAAATGATGTTACCTTTTGTACCAATGGCTCGGCTGCAATACCAAGAAAAATAATAGCGAAGTAGTACATGCCATAAAAAATATAATTCCATGCGGCTCCATGCCATAACCCGTTACAGCTCCAAACACCAAACAGAGCAATAGCAGAAGGTATAATTTGTCCAATATGCTTTCCAAACTTTTCTCTTGTACTTTTGCCAAGTTTCTTAACAAATTTGGTTAATGATATTGGATAGAAAATATAGTCTTTAAACCATGTACCAAGTGTGATATGCCAACGTCGCCAAAACTCCGAGGCCGTTCTGGAGAAAAACGGCTGACGGAAGTTCTCCGGAATGGTCACGCCAAACATCCTACCCGTACCAATTGTAATATCAATGCAACCCGAAAAGTCCATATAAAGCTGAAAAGTATAACA of the Ruminiclostridium papyrosolvens DSM 2782 genome contains:
- a CDS encoding MBOAT family O-acyltransferase, which encodes MSYASPLYLFVFLPVVLLIYQIATQKHRWKILLLASYIFFYLISGKLLLYIIASTFSVHHIGLWLFSCKKNYAEKKITTNDKKALKAAYVKKCRGILIFGIGMQIGILLFLKYFNFIGLNINSVLKMLSSPILVPVFKLALPIGISFYTLQAVSYLADVYWEKIEPDDNLGRLAVYMSFFPIIMEGPICRYKQTAQDLYQGKSLEYNNITLGIQRIIWGLFKKIVIADRLNLLVETVFNKHAQYNGFIVIVAAVCYTFQLYMDFSGCIDITIGTGRMFGVTIPENFRQPFFSRTASEFWRRWHITLGTWFKDYIFYPISLTKFVKKLGKSTREKFGKHIGQIIPSAIALFGVWSCNGLWHGAAWNYIFYGMYYFAIIFLGIAAEPLVQKVTSFLRINRNSILYYAFQTVKMLIIIFTGELFFRADGMRSGISMFKSIFFGFKLSAVTDGSVLRLGLSIQDFAVVLFGFVVVLTVGIFHEKGISISEKIAGWNIMFRWSFYYATIMLIIIFGAYGDGYLKAKLIYAGF